Part of the Nocardia farcinica genome, GACCGGTTGACCGCTTCCTTGGCGATCATCGCGACCGGCAGCGACATCGAGGCGATGGTCTCGGCGACCTGCTGCGCGGTGTCGAGCAGCTCGGCGGCGGGCACGATCCGCGACACCAGTCCGGCGCGCTCGGCCTCCTCGACGTCCATGTTGCGGCCGGTGAGCACCAGGTCCATCGCCTTGGCCTTGCCGATGGCACGGGTCAGGCGCTGCGAGCCGCCGATGCCCGGGATGACGCCGAGCTTGATCTCCGGCTGGCCGAACTTGGCGGTGTCGGCGGCGATGAGGATGTCGCAGATCATCGCCAGCTCGCAGCCGCCGCCGAGCGCGTAGCCCGCCACCGCGGCGATGGTGGGCTTGCGAAAGTTGGCCAGCCGGTCCCAGCGCGCGAAGTAGTCGTCCATGAACATGTCCATGTACGACTTGGGCTGCATCTCCTTGATGTCGGCGCCGGCGGCGAAGGCCCGCTCGGAACCGGTGATCACGACCGCGCCCACCTCGTCGTCGCGCTCCAGCTCGTCGAGCGCGGCGATGACGTCGTCGAGGACCTGCGCGTTGAGCGCGTTGAGGGCCTTGGGACGGTTCAGCGTGATCCACCCGACCGCGCCCTTACCGGCGCTGGTGGGCTTGCGCTCCAGCAGAATCGTCTCGAAGTCGGTCACTGGTCACCCTCTTGCTCGGATCGGTTGCGGACATCGGTGACGATAGCCGAGAAGTCCCGGTCGGCATCGGTCTGGTTGAACCGGGTGTAGATCTCGGCGGCGAGCGCGCCGAGCTGCCCGTCGACGCCGTTGGCGCGCAAGGCGTTCGCGGCCAGGCCGAGGTCCTTGGTCATCAGCGCGGTGGCGAATCCCGGCTGGTAGTCGTTGTTGGCCGGACTGGTCGGCACCGGTCCCGGCACCGGACAGTAGCTGGTCAACGCCCAGCTCTGGCCCGACGCGGTGGACACCACGTCGAAGAAGGACTGGTGGCTCAGGCCCAGCTTCTCGCCGAGCACCAGCGCCTCCGACAGCGCGATCATCGAGATGCCGAGCAGCATGTTGTTGCAGATCTTGGCGGCTTGGCCGACGCCGGCGCCGCCGCAGTGCACCACCTTGCCGCCCATCACCTCGAGCACCGGCAGCGCGGCCGCGAAATCGTCGGCCGCACCGCCGACCATGAAGGTCAGCGTGCCAGCGGCCGCACCGGCCACCCCGCCGGAGACCGGGGCGTCCAGCGCGCGATGCCCCGCCGCGACCGCGCGTTCGGCGGCGGCCTTGGCGTCGGCGACGTCGATGGTCGAACAGTCGATGAACAGGGTGCCGGGCGCGGCGGCGGGCAGCAGCTCGGCGTAGACGTCGAGGACCAGCTTGCCGTTGGGCAGCATGGTGATGACGATCTCGCGGCCGGCGGCCGCCTCGACGGCGGTGGCGACGACGGTGGCGCCGTCGGCGCGGGCCTGCTCCTGCGCGGCGGGCACCGGGTCGTAGGCGAGCACGTCGTGGCCCGCCTTCACCAGGTTGGCCGCCATCGGCGCGCCCATGTGGCCGAGGCCGAGGAATCCGATCTTCTTGCTCACTGCTGTGCCTCCGGTGTCGCCAGTGCGAGTTCCTTGTCGCCGAGTTCGGCGAAGTAGGCCGCGACCTGCTCGTCGGTGACCTCGGCGAGGGTGGCCGGGGACCATCGCGGGTTGCGGTCCTTGTCGATGACCTGGGCGCGGATGCCCTCGACCAGGTCGTGCGAGCCGAGCGAGGCGATCGACACCCGATATTCCTCGTCCAGCACGGCCTCCAGGCTGCCGAGTTCCCGCGCGGCGCGCAGCGAACGCAGCGTGACCTTCAGCGCGACCGGCGATTTGCCGAGGATGTCGGCCGCGGCGGCGCGGGCCTCGGGCGCGTCGGCGGTCTGCAGCCGCTCCACGATCTCCTCGACGGTGGGCGCGCTGTAGCAGCTGTCGATCCAGTCGCGCTGCGCGACGAGCGCGGATTCCGGTGCGGTCGTGGCGAATTTGGCGATGGCCACGTCGGCGGTCTCGCTGCGCAGGGTGTCCAGCAGCGCCGGGATGTGCTCGGACGGTACGAAGTAGTCGGCGAAGCCCGCCGCGATCGCGTCACCGGCGCTCATCCGCGCGGTGGTCAGCGCGACATGGGTGCCGATCTCCCCCGGCGCGCGGGAGAGCAGGTAGGTGCCGCCGACGTCGGGGACGAAGCCGATGCCGACCTCGGGCATGCCGACCTTGGAGCGCTCGGTGACGATGCGGTGGCTGCCGTGGCCGGACAGGCCGACGCCGCCGCCCATGACGATGCCGTCCATGACCACCACGTACGGCTTGGGGTAGCGGCCGATGAGCGCGTTGAGGATGTACTCGTCGCGCCAGAACCGGCCGGTGGGCGAATCGGCGCCCGTGTTACCGCTTTTCGCGTCGGCGTGGATGGCGACGATGTCGCCGCCCGCGCACAGGCCGCGCTCCCCCGCGCCGGTGACGACGACCGTGCGGACCTCGTCGTCGGTGGCCCAGGCGCGCAGCGCCTCGGTGATGGCCAGTGCCATCGGATGGTTCAGCGCGTTGATGGCCTTGGGCCGGTTCAGCGTGATCAGGCCGAGCCCGTCGCGCTTGTCGATGATGACGTCGGACGTGTCGGTCATGCTGCTCCTACCACCGAGCGGGCGACGACCACCCGCATGATCTCGTTCGTGCCCTCCAGGATCTGGTGCACCCGTAGATCCCGGACGATCTTCTCCAGGCCGTATTCGGCCAGGTAACCGTAGCCGCCGTGCAGTTGCAGGGCCTTGTTGGCGACCTCGAACCCGGCGTCGGTGGCGAAGCGCTTGGCCATCGCGCACAGCTCCACCTTGTCCGGGGCGTCCGCGTCGAGCGCGGCGGCGGCCCGCCACAGCAGCGTCCTGGCCGCCTCCAGCTGGGTGCGCATGTCGGCCAGGTCGAACTGGAGGGCCTGGTTGCGCAGCAGCGGCTTGCCGAAGGCGTTGCGCTGCGCCAGATACGGCACGGTCTTGTCCAAGGCGGCCTGCGCGCCGCCGACCGAGCAGGCGGCGATGTTGAGGCGGCCGCCGTTGAGTCCGTTCATGGCGATACGGAAGCCGTCACCCTCTGCGCCGAGCCGGTTGGCCACCGGCACCCGGGCATCCTCCAGGATCACCTGACGGGTGGGCTGAGCGTTCCAGCCCATCTTCTTCTCGTTCGGACCGACCGAGAGGCCCGGGGTGTCGGCGGGCACGATCAACGCCGAGATGCCGCGCGCGCCGTCGTCGCCGGTGCGCACCATCATCACGTAGACGTCGTTGGCGCCCGCGCCGGAGATGAACTGCTTGGCGCCGTTGAGGATGTAGTCGTCGCCGTCGCGCACCGCCTTGGTGCTCAGCGCCGCCGCGTCCGAGCCGACGCCGGGTTCGGTGAGCGCGTAGCTGCCCAGCAGTTCCATCGCGGTCAGCCCGGGCAGCCAGCGGGACCGCTGGTCGGGCGAGCCGTATGCGTCGATCATCCACGTGGCCATGTTGTGGATGGAGATGTAGGCCGCCACCGACGGGCAGCCGGTGGCCAGCTGCTCGAAGATGCGGACCGCGTCGAGCCTGCGCAGGCCGGAACCGCCCATGTCCTCGTGCACGTAGATGCCGCCGAGCCCGAGCGGGCCCGCCTTGCGCAGTACGTCCACGGGGAAGTGTTTGTGCTCGTCCCAGTCCAGCGCGTTGGGTGCCAGGAACTCGTCGGCGAACTCGCGCGCGGTGTCGCGGATCGCCTTTTCGTCCTCGTCGAGTGTGAACATCGCCGCGATCAGTCCATGGTCGGGATGACGAACGCGTTGGACGCGGAGGCTGCGGAGCGTCCCGACAGCACAGCTCGGCTTCCGCCCTCCGGCCAGCGCTGCGTCACGGTCTTGGTCTTGGTGTAGAAGCGGATCGAGTCGGGGCCGTGCTGGTTGAGATCGCCGAAGCCGGAACGCTTCCAGCCGCCGAAGGTGTAGTAGGCGATCGGCACCGGGATCGGCACGTTGATGCCGACCATGCCGACCTGCACGCGGGCGGCGAAATCGCGGGCGGTGTCACCGTCGCGGGTGAAGATCGCCACGCCGTTGCCGTACTCGTGCTCGTTGGCCAGGCGCAGGCCCTCCTCGTAGTCCTTGGCGCGCACCACCGAGACGACGGGGCCGAAGATCTCCTCCTTGTAGATGCGCATCTCCGGGGTGACCTTGTCGAACAGGGTCGCGCCGACGAAGTAGCCGTCCTCGCCGCCTTCGACGGTCAGGCCACGGCCGTCCACGACCAGTTCGGCGCCCTCGTCGATGCCGATCTGCACATAGTTGTTCACCCGGTCCACACCGTCCTTGCCGACCAGCGGGCCGAAGTCGGCGCCCGGGTCGTCGGAGCGGCCGACGTTGAGCTTGTGCACCCGCTCGGTGAGCTTGGCGACCAGCCGATCGGCGGTCTCTTCCCCGACCGGCACCGCCACCGAGATCGCCATGCAGCGCTCGCCTGCGGAGCCGTAGCCCGCGCCGATGAGCTGGTCGGCCACGTCGTCGAGGTCGGCGTCGGGCATGACGATGGCGTGGTTCTTCGCGCCGCCGAAGCACTGGGCGCGCTTGCCGTTGGCGGTGGCGGTCTCGTAGATGTACTGCGCGATCGGGGTGGAACCGACGAAGCCGACGGCCTTGATACGCGGGTCGTGCAGCAGCGTGTCGACGGCCTCCTTGTCGCCGTTGATCACGTTGAACACGCCCGCGGGCAGGCCGGCCTCGAGGAACAGCTCGGCGAGCCGCAGCGGGACCGAGGGGTCGCGCTCGGAGGGCTTGAGCACGAAGGCGTTACCGCAGGCCAGCGCCGGTCCGGCCTTCCACAGCGGGATCATGGCCGGGAAGTTGAACGGGGTGATGCCCGCGACGACGCCGAGCGGCTGGCGCATCGAGTAGACGTCGATGCCGGTGCCCGCGCCCTCGGTGTATTCGCCCTTGAGCAGGTGCGGGATGCCGACGGCGAACTCGATGACCTCGAGACCGCGCTGGATGTCGCCCTTGGCGTCGGCGATGGTCTTGCCGTGCTCGCTGGACAGCAGCGCGGCCAGGCTGTCCATCTCGTCCTGCACCAGGGCGAGGAACTTCATCATGACGCGGGCACGCTTCTGCGGGTTGAACGCGGCCCACTCCTGCTGCGCCGCTTCGGCGTTCGCGATGGCGGCCTCGACCTCGGACTTGCTCGCCAGCGGCACCCTGGCCTGCACCTGGCCGATGTTGGGGTCGTAGACGTCGCCGAACTTGCCCGACGTGCCCGCGACGTGCTGCCCGCCGATGAAGTGAGTGAGTTCCCGAACCATGTCAGTCCTTCTCTTGTCGTCGCGACGCGCGGCACCCGCGCGATCTCGGTCATCCTATAGTTGGACATCCAAGTAAAAAGCGCAGTGTGATTCATACCACCCGAAAGAACCGAATCGCCGATGCGTCACGCGGCGGCCGCTCGCATGGCGGTGTGATCGACATCACCGTAGACTTCCTATGACGTCCTAGTATCGGGCGCCATAAGGACTCGCCGGAGGACTCCCGTGGCCGACAGCACGCTCCACCAACCCGCCCATCCGGTCCGCTTCGTGACCTCGGCCGCCCTGTTCGACGGGCATGACGCCGCGATCAACATCATGCGGCGCATCCTGCAGAGCCAGGGCGCGGAGGTGATTCACCTCGGCCACAACCGCGCGGTCCACGAGGTCGTCGCGGCCGCCGTCGAGGAAGACGTGCAGGGCGTCGCGGTCAGCTCCT contains:
- the mmsB gene encoding 3-hydroxyisobutyrate dehydrogenase, encoding MSKKIGFLGLGHMGAPMAANLVKAGHDVLAYDPVPAAQEQARADGATVVATAVEAAAGREIVITMLPNGKLVLDVYAELLPAAAPGTLFIDCSTIDVADAKAAAERAVAAGHRALDAPVSGGVAGAAAGTLTFMVGGAADDFAAALPVLEVMGGKVVHCGGAGVGQAAKICNNMLLGISMIALSEALVLGEKLGLSHQSFFDVVSTASGQSWALTSYCPVPGPVPTSPANNDYQPGFATALMTKDLGLAANALRANGVDGQLGALAAEIYTRFNQTDADRDFSAIVTDVRNRSEQEGDQ
- a CDS encoding enoyl-CoA hydratase — encoded protein: MTDFETILLERKPTSAGKGAVGWITLNRPKALNALNAQVLDDVIAALDELERDDEVGAVVITGSERAFAAGADIKEMQPKSYMDMFMDDYFARWDRLANFRKPTIAAVAGYALGGGCELAMICDILIAADTAKFGQPEIKLGVIPGIGGSQRLTRAIGKAKAMDLVLTGRNMDVEEAERAGLVSRIVPAAELLDTAQQVAETIASMSLPVAMIAKEAVNRSFETTLAEGLRFERRVFHSLFAIEDQKEGMAAFVEKRPAQFGNR
- a CDS encoding CoA-acylating methylmalonate-semialdehyde dehydrogenase produces the protein MVRELTHFIGGQHVAGTSGKFGDVYDPNIGQVQARVPLASKSEVEAAIANAEAAQQEWAAFNPQKRARVMMKFLALVQDEMDSLAALLSSEHGKTIADAKGDIQRGLEVIEFAVGIPHLLKGEYTEGAGTGIDVYSMRQPLGVVAGITPFNFPAMIPLWKAGPALACGNAFVLKPSERDPSVPLRLAELFLEAGLPAGVFNVINGDKEAVDTLLHDPRIKAVGFVGSTPIAQYIYETATANGKRAQCFGGAKNHAIVMPDADLDDVADQLIGAGYGSAGERCMAISVAVPVGEETADRLVAKLTERVHKLNVGRSDDPGADFGPLVGKDGVDRVNNYVQIGIDEGAELVVDGRGLTVEGGEDGYFVGATLFDKVTPEMRIYKEEIFGPVVSVVRAKDYEEGLRLANEHEYGNGVAIFTRDGDTARDFAARVQVGMVGINVPIPVPIAYYTFGGWKRSGFGDLNQHGPDSIRFYTKTKTVTQRWPEGGSRAVLSGRSAASASNAFVIPTMD
- a CDS encoding acyl-CoA dehydrogenase family protein, which encodes MFTLDEDEKAIRDTAREFADEFLAPNALDWDEHKHFPVDVLRKAGPLGLGGIYVHEDMGGSGLRRLDAVRIFEQLATGCPSVAAYISIHNMATWMIDAYGSPDQRSRWLPGLTAMELLGSYALTEPGVGSDAAALSTKAVRDGDDYILNGAKQFISGAGANDVYVMMVRTGDDGARGISALIVPADTPGLSVGPNEKKMGWNAQPTRQVILEDARVPVANRLGAEGDGFRIAMNGLNGGRLNIAACSVGGAQAALDKTVPYLAQRNAFGKPLLRNQALQFDLADMRTQLEAARTLLWRAAAALDADAPDKVELCAMAKRFATDAGFEVANKALQLHGGYGYLAEYGLEKIVRDLRVHQILEGTNEIMRVVVARSVVGAA
- a CDS encoding enoyl-CoA hydratase/isomerase family protein codes for the protein MTDTSDVIIDKRDGLGLITLNRPKAINALNHPMALAITEALRAWATDDEVRTVVVTGAGERGLCAGGDIVAIHADAKSGNTGADSPTGRFWRDEYILNALIGRYPKPYVVVMDGIVMGGGVGLSGHGSHRIVTERSKVGMPEVGIGFVPDVGGTYLLSRAPGEIGTHVALTTARMSAGDAIAAGFADYFVPSEHIPALLDTLRSETADVAIAKFATTAPESALVAQRDWIDSCYSAPTVEEIVERLQTADAPEARAAAADILGKSPVALKVTLRSLRAARELGSLEAVLDEEYRVSIASLGSHDLVEGIRAQVIDKDRNPRWSPATLAEVTDEQVAAYFAELGDKELALATPEAQQ